acgaagggtctcggcctgaaacgttgactgcacctcttcctagagttgataaagagcatcctgatgtatgcatctttgctgtccagatgttccagagttgagtgaaggtCCAGTAAAGTGggatctgctgtggacctgttgcgaCGGTAGGCagactggagcagatccaaggtACTTGTCAGGTGggagttgatacgtttcatcaccaaactctcagaacatttcatcactgtgaatgcaagtgctactggatgttagtcattgaggcaggttactacatTCTTCTTGGGtatcggtataattgaagcctgcttaaagcaggtgggtagCACCTACCATCAAAGCGAGAGGGTGCTGATATTggcgaacactccagccagttgatcagtgcaggtcttcagtactcagcctgGTTTcccatctgggccggatgctttccgtgggttcaccctcctgaaggatgctctcacttcTGCCTCAGGAACTGAAGCCACAGCGTCATCAGGagatgtgggagtttgtgaaggttcctccTTGTtgtgacagtcaaagtgagcacagaGAGCATTGAGCTGACCTGGCAGGAAAGCCCTGTTGTCGCCCACGTCACTTGGTTTCAATTTTAGGTGgtaatagtattcaagccctgccatagCTGTCGAGCACCCTGAAGTGATTCagatttggtccagaattgccgtGTGgcaatgagatggctttccagagatcgtacATCATCCTCGTTTACTTGCTtatcagacctgaatgccactgatctggccctcaacaCTTTGCAGATCTGATGGTTCATAGGGCTTCTGGTTTTGAAAGTCTGTACGATTTTGTGGGGAAACTGGAACtggacaaccatggtgtattcgttAAGAttctctgatgagtccttgaacacggcccagtccgtcGACTCTAAACAATCCgtagctgctcctctgcctcccgcgACAACCACTTTGTTCTGCCTACTTAAGGAGCCGCGCTCTTTAGTTTCTGCTTgtgtgcaggtaggagaaggacagccaagtaaCCAGATTTCCCAAAATACAACCGAAGCATGGAACAGTAGGCTTTCCTATTTGTAGTATAGCAGTGgttgagtgtgttgggacccctagTGCTGCAgcttatatgctgatgataattgggcagagatttctttaagcaagcctgattgaagtctcAGACCACGATTTAAAATGTGTCaggatgggctgtttcttgtttggtgatggcaACGTTCAGTATCTCGAGTGCCTGTTTAACTTTAGCTTTTGCCAATATGTAAACTGGTCGGGATCACGGAGGAGAACTTTCTTGGTAAGTAGAACAGTCGGCATTTAATCATTAGATGATACAGGTCAGGGGAACGAGAGTGCGACAAGACCGAGCACCACAGAGTATTTCTCATGAAACACAGACTCCCACCTTATGCCTTCCCcaaatcagcagtttggtccatCCTGTGTATTGAGAAGCCAAACCCTGTGTCTCAGAGTAAGCCAAGTCTCTGTGAAACACAGAATATAGCAATTCCTCATTTTCCTCTGAtaacagcaatcttgcccttttgtcctcaattttgttctccagtgactgtacatAGGCGAACAAGATGCTCCCAGTGGATTTGCTGGCATTAACAAAGAGATAATAATTCTTGCAGTAAGTAGTGATTTCCCAGGGAATTACCCCCACTGGTGGATGACCTACATTAGGTCATTTGAAACTGTTAAATTTGACATAAAATCTGGAAGACTGCTATATACAGCACTTGTCCTTTTACCTCTATCTGAATTCCATTGAGAACCAAACAGCTCATCCAGGTGAAGCAGTGAATAAATAGAACTTCTTCCACTCTAATGTACTGTATTCAGTGTTGGCAGTGTGTTCTCTATATTGATGAAATCAAATACAGATTGAAAGATCGCTTGGTGGAGTGCCCATATTCAGCCTCCCACGTGTCTCTTATTTTAAACCTCTTCCACTTCCATTCTGACCTTTCTGCCTGTGGCCTCCTGCACTGTTAAAATGAAGCTAATGTCAGCCAGTGAAACAGAATGTCAACAGTCAACTATCAAATTCACCATTTTAAGGGAAGAAGTTGTGTATATCAGAACTGGCCTCGCCTGCTGTTGAATATTCATCTATAATTTTTGCTCAGATTTTCTGTCTGTTAACACTTATTAATCTGCTGGACGTTTCCTGCAGTTCTGGCCTACTgtagcttttaactttttttaaaattatgtattcTCCCTCTAACTTTCATTAACCTCTTAACTAAATAACCTCATTGacagaatatcctcagcatctcTGACCTCAACCTATCAGAGATGTTGCTTTTTCTCAATCCATCCCTCTCTGCAATTTTATACTAAATTGTATTTTTTCATagttctgaaatattaactctgattCTATTTTCACAGTTGttgtttccatcattttctgtgtctttgtgatgctGATTTATCCCCTGTTGGAGGTGTCAACTATTTTTTGTCACCGACAGAGTAATCCTATCAGCAAATTAAGATTTTAGTTAATATTGGAAGCAAGTGACACTATTCTCAGTATGTGACCATGTGATGAAATGGACTGACTATTTTCTATCTCGTATCTTTGCAGCAACGAGGCATGGCGGTTCAGTGGAGGCTTTAGTAAGCCAATCACTTTCAGCAGTATTTTCTTCCGAGGCTTCAAGTGGGGATTTGCGGCATTTGTTGTGGCTTTGGGTGTCGAATATGCACTATCATCTCCCAACAAGAATGATGGACATCATTAAAGAATGAACTCTTAAAACCATTGAAGCTTCCAGGAATTTGTGGTTTCTCCCCAACACTCTTTGAATAACTAGCATTTGAAATGAGAGCTGAACTTTTATTTAAGAATAAAACAATCTACTGAGTCAAAAACTGTTCTGCTTTTTATCCATTGATTTCCTGTCATGTTGCGTACCCCCTTCTGAAGCTGGGGATTGGTTTAATTGGAGCTCGTCACTCCCCGGTACCTGTTCCATGCGGTTAGTGGTTAACATGCGTAATAGTGGCATTAATTCTTCGTACCCTAATCTATATGGTGTGTTGCAGTAATATCGTCAGAGGATGTcagattctacagatatgcaaAGAGCTTTTATTGCCATCTTTACGGCAATACCACACAGTTGTCGTAATCACCCACTATCCTATCAAGTTCTCGATGTTGTCATTGAGCAAGTCATAATTTCCCTTGTGGAAACAGAAATCAATATTTTATTGTCATGGAGTCATTCTATTTCACGTCCATATTAGTGTCAGGCTGTAAGGGATTATTTGAAGCCTTATGGTTCCATCTGACCTTCAACTGAGCTTCGGTCCATCATGTTAAATCTGGTCAAAAATGAATTTGAGCTCAACCTGCAGAACTTGGAAGTGGGATTATGCTATCCAAGGGGTCATTCGGGTATTTATTACACATGGTGAAGGTTTCTGCCTTCACCACCCAATCAGGAGTAAGTTCTCAAACCATATTGCTTGTTGATTGAAATAACTTTTTTCTCAACACTAATCTAGTCCTTTCATCAACAAATTTTAATCTGTTTCTCTTAATGACCAATCTCTGGTAAGGGAAATAAACCTTTACTGTTTACTCCATCTCATGATGTTAAACCACTTTAGGGGAATtcaagctgacctgccaattatcttctgagggagattgtttaaatttaagagactgatgGAAGAAGATCTGGgagctcgagcaggattataaaatgaaaactattctgtgatgtactctggtcccagCCCATTGAGAGCTTTAAGTAAAAGAACTTTAAAAtaaattctaaaagatacaggaagccaatgcagagtagctaGGATAGGTATGatatgttccctcatcctgtTTTGGTTAAAAGTCTACAGCAGCGTTCTGAGTGAGTTGAAgttgtcaatagattgctttggaagaccagtaaaaagtgcattgcGGTAATCTAGTCAGTATAAAGACATGAATTAGCTTTTCAGCATCATTATGTGACACAAACAAACATACCTTTGCACTGTTTCTTAAGTATAGAAATTTTGCTCTGGTCACTTTATGTGTGATTTAAAATCTGAATCACGGAGAACATCCAAGCTATACACACAATgtactggaagagctcagcaggtcaggcagcaactatggatgggaataaacagccgacgtttcaggctgaattccttgaagtcctgatgaagggtctcggcctgaaacaccaactgtttattccaatCAAAGGTGCTTCCTGACCTGCAGAGATCCTTGAGCatgttgtgtgtattgctctagatttgcATCACCTGCAGTACCCATTGTGTCTATAACACACAAGTTAGTTACTTCTCTTTTTACAAGGTACTAGAATGggatcatgtccttcctcttTACCTAATTTCCCCAAATACCACAATCCCATTTTGTACTCTAAGAGTAGCCCTCTGCTGGTCTGGATTCTGTGTTgtttcaactttttttttgttgggAATCTGGGCATTGATGACAAGGCCAGCATTCAAAGTCAATTGTATTAGTGTGTCTAAAATCAGAGCAGTTAAGGATAGCAGATTTCCTCCCCAAAGGACATTATTTTCACAATGTGGTCATCATTACTAGGAATGGCTGGAATGTTAATATCATTAAATGATATGACATGAACATGGTACTAAAATGGGATTACTCATCCAATAATGATGACTGTGCCACCACCAAACCCCAGCAACAGAAGCAGGAGATACTTGAAAAACTCTGAGCTTCGTTCTCTGTAGGAGGACTATTCTGTAGAACTGGACTCTATGCCATATACTGTAGTAGTAACACTCACTATCACCAGGAGGGGTGTGAGCTCTTAAGGCTTGGAACTTAAATAGCTCAAAATCGGGTTtgttatcactaacatatgttgtgaaatttgttgttttgcagaagcaATAGAgtgcaaagcaaaaaaaaaattacatggtccatctctgacaccacccttccctttctcaatctcactgtctccatttctggagacaaactgtcaaccgacatcttttataaacatcgactgcttacgcTGGCCTCCagcgttttccagcatctgcagattttctcatctttgtgttttataaacctactgtttcccatggttatctcaactatacctctcccctatctcctgtaaaaatgcctcCACTGCATATGTTCCCAGGATGCAGCTTTCCAAGACATCAGAGAACGTGACCAGAGGGtgttccctcttgtccttacccaccacctcctcagcctccacatccaacacattatcgtctacaacttctgccatctccaaagggatcctaccactaagaaTACCTTtactttccacccacctggcttcacccttcacctttcaccttccagttagcctccttcacctaaccccaccttcttattctggcatcttcccccttccttcttagtcgtgaagaagggtctcggccggaaatgtcAATTAATCAtccatttccatagacactgcctgaccttctgagttcctccaacattttgtgtgtgttgctttcgatttccagcatctggagacttgtgtttataaaaaaaaattactgtatgttacaataagaaatataaatatataaataaataggtcaaaaagagagcaaaatattaAGGTGGTGTTCAGAGATTCATGGAAATCTGATAGTGGTGGAGAAGGAGCTGTTCCAAAAATGTTAAGTATTAGTTTTCAGGCTCCTTtgagatggtagtaatgagaagagggcatatcttggATGGTGAACTGAAATCTGTATTTCAGCTGCAATGGTGAGTATTTCATCACATATTTCAGTAAATGATTACTTTGCAGTTCAAGGGAGTTGCGTCCAAAAGGGACTGGCTAATTTCCGAAGATATGAAGCAAATAGATGTCTCAGGAGACTCttgaattgagtataggagcaaagaggtccttctgcagctgtacagggccctggtgagaccacacctggagtactgtgtgcagttttggtctccaaatttgagggagGACatacttgctattgagggagtgcagcgtaggttcacaatgttaattcccgggatggcgggactgtcatatgttgaaagattggagcgactgggcttgtatacactggaatttagaaggatgagaggggatctgattgaaacatataagattattaagggattcgacacgctggaggcaggaagcatattcccgccgatgagtgagtccagaaccagaggccacagtttaagaataaggggtaggccatttagaacggagttgaggaaaaactttttcagccagagggtggtggatatgtggaatgctctgccccagaaggcagcggaggccaagtctctagatgctttcaagaaagaagtggatagagctcttaaagataatggaatcaaaggttatggggataaggcaggaactgggtactgattgtggatgatcagccatgatcatagtgaatggcggtgctggctcgaagggctgaatgacctactcctgcacctattgtctattgagtgtCAATCAGTATTGGCTAAGAGGTTAACACAGCTGCAAAAAGGGGTGACATTATAAGGATCAAATGAAGTTACATAGTTTGAAAAGTTAAAAAGGGGCCAATTGCACAATAGAGAGTGTAACACAAAGCAGGGGATATTAATCACCCTAATATTAACTGGAATTCAGTTCAATTATAAAAGAAATTGAGGAAACAATTCTTAAATTAACAAGATCTTGTTGAATCTCCTTTGCAATTGCATTTCAGGATTTGTggtgggtgcgtgaaatgcactgctggCGGTGATGGtgaaagtggatacaatagggtcttttaagagcctcttagataggtacatggagctcagaaaaataaagggctatgcacTAAGGAAATCCTAGGCAATTCCTAGAGgttagagtaagttacatggtcggcacaacattgtgggccgaatggcctataaTTTGCTGTAGATTtgtatgtcctatgttctatttgGTTTCAAGTTATGAAGCTAGATAAGTGGGAGGATGGTTAGTTGTAGAACATTTTGTGTTAAGTGATCATAACTTGTTTAGATTCTGCAGAGTTAAGCAAAaggacaaataaaataaatacaacgTTCTTAAATGGGGCAAGATCAATTTTATTAGATTGAGAAATCACTTCACCATAGGTGGTCTAGTTACAAAGGAGATTTAAGGAAAATGAGTGCCTTTTATAGAGCACCCTGAACGACAAGGAGCTCAAAGCCAAAATAGGGCCAAAAAAaaagttcttttttttaaacttccgtTTCTTCATACAGACTGGCAGATCGCTACACTGGTGCTACTACTTGCTGGAGGATCAATCACTCATTGCGTTTCTCGTTGCCGTGATCTCACTCTGCAAGGGTGTTCACAAACGCTGTTACAAGACATCAATAGTTTAATATTGCACAAAGCTCTGCCTAATATTGGAAGTACAGGAATGGTATTAAAAGGGGAAAATTAGGAAAGCATTGAGAGGGCAGAGAAAAATACTGAGAAGTAAAATCATAAAGTCCAAAGGTGTTTTATAACCGCACAGAGAGTGGAGTTATAAGGACCTTGTCATCGTAAAAGGGTTAATTGGTCAGCGGATGTATATAAAATTGCCAATGACCCAGAGTCTGAATCGGTATTTTTCCTGAGGCTTTCACTTTCGTTTGCAGGGGCAGAACAAGCAGCGAGAGTCGATGACAAACAGCGTGACTTTGGTCGGTGAGATTCAGTATGTGGGGCGTCCCGTGGGCGTTTGTAGTCGTGCTCCGTTAAGTGGGGCGGCAACCGAGATGCGTGAGCGCAGGCCCGAGGCGCGCCCGGGATGTCGAGAGGCCGTAGCTGGCGTTGAGGGCGGCCAATGCATGGAATTTATTGCAGGccgtcattggatatatttaaaacaagggtggatagattcttaattagtaagggtgtcaaaggttatggagtggAGGTAGGCGAATGAGACTGAGAGAGGGGTAGTGAAAGGctggcccagttctgctcctgtgtgttaCGGTGtaatggaggtgaggctggatcaGCCAGAGGAGCGGCAGGCCCTGCTAGGGCTGCACTGACTCGGCGGGTGCTTCTTCCCGGCGTTAACATGAGAAAGGCTTCGGGGTTGTATATTTGTTCCTGGTCTGAAATGCGAACTGTTTCACTCTCCATTGATGTTTcctcacctgctgagtgttcccaacattttctgctttagtTCAGAGTCCCAGCATCCACattcaacaccccccccccccagttcttcAACGTTTGTAAATATTTGAAGAGCTGAACAGCCTCTACCACTCTCCATCAATACTACTCGAAAGATGAAATCACCAAAATATAAATATTGAGGAAATTTGTGTGCTTATGCCATTGGCGCTTCAATTTATTGACCTGGTTTTTGCTGTACCAAATAGCATGCCATTCACACTACCCGTTGAAGGACATTGTAGAAAATAAcatgtaggccatttggccaacacTTTGTGATTTTCTGAAATTTCACTTCAGACTTTTTACAGCATATCACTTATGTAAATCATGAATGGTGCAATTTACAAAAGGAAATTATTCCtggaaaaatgttttgttgaatgAGATTTTCTAAGTTGATAGGATTGAGGTAAATCCATTTATGTTTTTTTACAATGTCTTTCTACTGACAGTGAGATGTGTGCTGTTTGTTATACTGTAATGAAAAAATGGAAATCAAAGATGTGCCCCAGAGTTAGTGACATTATTACAAAAAATATATTGAACATTTATAAATCAAGGAATACTTCCTTTCCACAGACATTGACTGTGCTTCTCCCTGACAAGGATATGTATCAGTCCCTATATATCTCCACCCCCCACCAGGAagatctcaaagctctccatgtctttttggattccagacctaaccagttcccctctaccaccactctcgtctgtctagcagaattagtccttactcctaacaatttctcctttggctcctcccacttcctccaaaccaaaggtgtagccatgggcacctgtatgggtcccagctatgcctgtctttttgttggctttgtggaacaatccatgttccaagcctatactggtatctgtccccctcttttcctttgctacattgacgactgcattggcgctccttcctgcacgcatgctgagctcgttgacttcattaacttgcctccaactttcaccctgccctcaagtttacctggcccatttctgacacctccctctcctttcttgatctttctgtctctatctctggagactgcTTATCTactaatgtctactataagcctatggactctcacagctatctggactattcctcttctcaccctgtctcttgcaaaaatgccatccccttctcgtaattcctccgtctccgctgcatctgctctcaggatgaggcttttcattccaggacgaaggagatgtcttccttttttaaagaaagaggcttcccttcctccaccatcaactctgctcttaaacgcatctctcccatttcacgcacatctgctctcaccccatcctcctgctaccccactaggaataggattccccttgtcctaacctaccaccccaccagcctctgggtccaacggAGAATtcgccgtaacttccgccacctccaatggaatcccaccaccaagcacatctttccctcctgccccccccttctgctttccgcagggatcgctccctacgtgactcccttgtccattcataccccctatcccttcccaccgatctccctcccggcacttatccttgtaagcagaacaagtgctacacgtgctcttacacttcctccctcatcacccttcagggccccagacagtccttccaggtgaggcaaaacttcacctgtgagtcggctggggtgatatactgcgtcaggtgctcccggtgtggccttttatatGTTGGTGAggcccgacgcaggctgggagagtCTTTCACTGAACACTtatgctctgtccgtcagagaaagcaagatctcccagtggccacacattttaattccaggccccattcccattctgacatgtctatccacggcctcctttactgtcaagatgaagccacactcaggttggaggaacaataccttatattccatctgggtagcctccaacctgatggcatgaatattgacttctctaacttccattaatgcccctcctccccttcacaccccatcccttatttgtttatttaataatttttaatattttttttatttttccccctttttttctctctctctttctccctctgtccctctcactataactccttgcctgctctccaccctccgggctccccttcCCCaagcttcccatcccatgatcctcgtatcccttttgccaatcaactttccagctcttagatccacccctcccctcctgtcttttcctatcattttggatctccccctccccctcctactttcaaatctcttactatctcttctttcagttagtcctgacaaagggtcccagcctgaaacattgactgcacctcttcctatagatgctgcctggcctgctgcattcaccagcattttttgtgtgtgttgcttgaatttccagcatctgcagatttcctcatgtatatgaaccAGATATGTTTGTTTGGTTTCACTCCTGTGGATATTCTGTTAGTATACCTTAGTGTTCGTAAAGGACTTGTTATATTTTTATTAACAATCCAGCATAGTTCAATTTCTTTCTATAGATGTTATACAGTATTGTACGTTGAATCTACTAGGGGagcagctatactggattgggtgttacatAATGAACCGGAGATGATTATGGAGcttgaggtaaaagaacccttaggaggcagtgatcataatatgtttgagctcaacttgaaatttgagatagcagtatttcagtggagtaaaatgaattacagtggtatgagagaggagttggccaaagtaaattggaagcagatgctggcaggcatgtcagcagagcagcaatggcgtgagtttctaggaaaaatgaggaaggtgtggAATACATGtaatccaaaaacaaagaaatactcaaattggcaaaatagtacaactgttgctgacaagggaagtcaaagctaatgcaaaagcaaaagagaggacatacaacaaagcaaaaattagtgggaagagagggattggaaagcttttaaaacactacagagagcaactaaaagaatcattaggagggaaaagattaaatatgaaagcaagctagcaaacaatatcaacgTGGATAGtagaagctttttcaagtatgggAAAAAAAGAGggatgagaatggatataggaccactagaaaatgaggccggaggaatgataatggggacaaggaaatggcagataaactaaatgtgtattttgcatcagtcttcactgtggaagacactaacagtgtgcccgatgttgaagggtgtgagggaagagaagtgagtgccattactattacaagggagaaggtgctcaaaaagctgaaagacccaagggtgcataagtcacccgagctagatgaactgcaccctagggtgctgaaagaggtagtggtagagattgtggaggcattagtaatgatatttcaaaaatcattgaactctgacatggtgccagcggactggaaaattgcaaatgtcactccactctttaaga
This genomic stretch from Mobula birostris isolate sMobBir1 chromosome 6, sMobBir1.hap1, whole genome shotgun sequence harbors:
- the ndufb3 gene encoding NADH dehydrogenase [ubiquinone] 1 beta subcomplex subunit 3 → MGRGLDLPDHKTWSPRGTPLEQVQERLARRGLRDPWARNEAWRFSGGFSKPITFSSIFFRGFKWGFAAFVVALGVEYALSSPNKNDGHH